aaggacagtgttggGGGTTCttactgttggagttttgatgttggaatttgatgctgaagttttaagctggagtcccgggaagtaagcacacagaggaaagagaaggcagccccaggaagtaaggaaCCTGGAATCCaaggagaagcaagaccctggaagggaggaacccaggaagcctgaaccctcgcagacgtcggctgccatcttgctccaacacgtgaaaatagacttgggtgagggaagtaacttatgccttatggcctggtatctgtaagctcctaccccaaataaatatcctttataaaaaccaaccaatttctggtattttgcatcagcacccctttggctgactaatacagtgaccaAACAGAGCAGAAATCACACAGCTCCATATTCCACAGATGAAGCTGTTCTGTCAAAGATCTCCCAGGTGAGAAATTTCAGAGCTTTTCTTTCCAGCTGAGGACCCTCCAGAAGCACAGTTTCTCTTGAGCCGTGTCCCCCTGTCTGGCATGGCTGGGGCAGAAGCAGAGGCTGGGGCGTGGTGGGGTGAACTCTCCCCCTCCCGGCCTCCCCTGGTCGTGTCCTCTGCTCCCCAGTTCTCCTGGTTCTGAGCAGCAGCTCATGGTAAAAATAGCCAGACATTTCTTCAGGGTAACACACTGGTGTGTGGAAACGCACTGTGAGTTCAGCTCCTTCCTGTTGCAAAATTCTGACCTCCTAAGATAAGAAGTGAATCATCTGTGTATAAATACTTGGATGAGATCATTTGCTCTCAAGACCgaaaaaagggaagagagaaagcgCGGTGCTCTGCTCTCTTGCAGACTGATAGGGGGGTCCTCTTTGCACCCCTCTGAAGGCCACCCCCCCCTCAGCTGGGACGCTGCCATTCTTACTACATTCACCAGTTTCTATCCTTTGCAATATTTCACCCTTTGGACCTCAGGttaagcaatccaattaaaagaaGATCTTGAGCAACAAGAAAGATTGAATAAACAGGATTCTTTGCTTTATGaaagtttttttcccctcacttcATGAAAGGATCAATCATAGTATTATTTTTGACAAGTGGGTTCCCCTTTAtccatttaaaatgaaattcatCTAGTGCAGAGGTCAGAAACTAGTTCTGCTGGCCAAATCTAGCCTGTGCATTTTTTATTCagcagtcattttattttaaattcggAGTGTATAGAGCTTAGATATGGCCTGTTCTATAGTCCCCCCCGTTTCCACCCCTCCCTAGCGCCTTACCCACAATTACATTACCCATCAGACCCCTGTGGATACCGAAGCTTCCAACCTCTGAGctcttgtccccattttacaaatggggaaactgagacctaCACAGGGCGATTTGCCAAGGCCGTACAGGTAGGAAGTGGAAGCCCCAGCCTGAAAAGCAGGTGTCCAGCCTCCCAGCACGAGGCTCCCCGCTTTTGCTCACGGTCTCTCCACACCACTTTCCCATGGCGTCAGCTAAGGAAACGTGTGTGTGGTTTCGGCGCCCAGCACAGAAGCAGCGGTCACCTGCTGGGGGCCTTCGCAATGACGCGCTCCTGCAGCGGCCAGTTCTCCTCCTTGCCTCCCCCCGGGCGAGGCGAGCCTCCCCCCTCCTTACCACCAGGCCGCCTCAGGCTGCAGAGGAGAGGCCCCTGCTTCTGCTGCCCGCCACCTCTCCCTTCCTGTTACAGGCTCTGGTCGGAAACTCTCCGCAGAAAGGCCACGCCTGTGGATATTGCGGATGGTGCGAAAGTACTTCTCCTTCTCCTGGAGAAATCCTCCTGCTTCCAGCGTCAGCTCTGCTTGTCAATCGCATATTTGTAATATGTTCCACAGCagcgtgtggtgtgtgtgtgtgtgtgtgtgatgtgtggtgtgtgtgtatggagtgacgtgtgtgctgtgtgtggagtcatatgtggtgtgtgtgtatggtatGTGGTATGTGCATGTGTGATGTGTGTGTGGTGCGTGTGTGaggtgtggtgtgtggtgtggtgtgtgtgtggtggtgggtATGTGTGTGGTGGGTGATGTGTggtgtgtgggtgtgtatgtgGTGTAGTGTgtggtgtgtgcgtgtgtgtggtgTATGTGTGTGGCATATGTGTGTGGCGTGGTATGGTATgtgatatgtatgtatatgtatgcatgtggTGGTATGGTGTGTGTGGtatggagtgtgtgtgtggtgtgtatgaTGAGTgtaggtatatgtgtgtgtggtgtgtgtgatgtgtgtatgtatgtgcgtgtggtgtgtatgtgtgtgtggtgtgtatggTGTATGAACGTGTGTGACGTGTATGTGTGGTGTGTGGTATGTGGGCTGTGTATGTGCGGTGTGCATGTATGTggtgtgtgtgctgtgtgtatgtatgtgtgttgaCGTGTACGTGTGGTGTGTGTCAtgtatgtgtgtggtgtgtgtgtgtgccctgtGTGTCCGCCTTACTCTTTCACGcctccgccccccgcccccgccctgccATGCAGGCTCCAGCGGGCTCCCCCAATCCCACCGAGAGGACGGAGGCGGCGAGGTGGCCTCCTGGGAACCCTCCACACCCCTCTTCTGTAAAACTGGGCCAGAACCTGATTCTGATTCTCTTTTCTGCAAACCCAGGGGCCGCTGCTGCGAGGAAGCCCTGCTAGTGCTGGGGAGTGGAGGGGCTGCTTTAGGGGAGCAGACGCAAAGCGCGCGCTGGGCAGGCGGGGCCTGAGAGTGGGAGGGGGACCCTCAAACTGCCCGAGGCCCGGCAGTGAGTCCAGGGGTCCTGGCCGGGGGATGGGGGTGGCGGAGTACAGGGCCTTGCAGGAGGACAGGCCGGGGCCCGCTGGACTTGTGAACATTGCAGACCAGAGCTGTCCCAGGGAAAGACCACGAGCACGTGGGCAGCGGCAACTCTTCTAGGAGGCATAttaaaaagaaggagaaaggaaaacattaaTTCAAAGAATAAATCCAAGTATACCCAAAATGTTAAATCTCACacattcaaaaataaattcagtACATCCACAATATTCTCATTTCCACCCGcagttaatataaaattattaataagctcttttccattttttttcattctaaatcTTCCAATTCCAGGGTTTATTTTACAGTCACAGCACACCTCAATTCAGATGCTAAACTTTCATGGAAAATAATCTGTATTTAGATTTCTTAAAACTTGCAGTTGAAATAATAGGCTCACAGACCGAAGTTGtttcaaacatacataaaagtcTCCCAATGATGGAATATCAGTTTTTAAAGCtgaattaatgaaattgaaatcGCAGTAAAAACTTGGATCCTCAGTCACACCAGTCATGATGCAAGCACTCGATGGCACACATCGTAAGTGGCGACCGCATCGGAAGGCGCCGCCTCAGGGAGCTCAGGAGCTGCCGTGGCCCACCGCTCACCTCCCTCGTCCTGGCCCTGGCAGCCTGATCAGATGCCAAGGCCCAAGGTCCCACATGTCAGCGGCAGGTGCTCCTGACAGCCCGGGGTCACCATTGTCACCACCTGAGAGCTGGAGACGGTTTCACCTGCTGTTGCTCAGGGCTGGGCACGCCCCTCCGCTCTGGCACTCTGGGCTGAACGAGCCCCAGCGACCCAGACGGGCTTGCCTTGGATTCTCCACATAAAAGAGAGTGCCTGGTTCTGGAATAGCCTTTCCATTTTCAGAGTTCCTTACAGGGAGCTGGAAGGTTGACAATTTTCCCAGAGACCAAAGGCTGCCCCTTAAATGAGAAAGACTTGTGCAGTCCCACGAGGACCATCTCGTTGAGTTGCTGGGTCCCTGTAAATGCTTATTGGTAAGTGAATTATTATTACTTGTAATTCTATCAGGATCTTCAATAATGGCTTTCTTAACTGAAGGGGGAAAACGATTTTTGTGGGGGAGGTTGTTTTAGAATTTCATACATTATAGTTAGGGAGAAATGAAGTCCATTTTCATGCACACTACCAAGGTTCCATAACTTTTATCCCTTTCTGGAATCTCTTTGAAGTGACAGTTTTACTAGGAAGGGCTTACTTTTGAAAGTAGATAAGAAAAAGAtgatctatgtgtgtgtgtgtaaatatactGGCGGTAAGTTTCTAAAGAAGCTACTGGTAAACCATTCTTTAGTTTTACATCCTCTGAAAgatcttaaaacaaaaatgttcataAGATGCATTTATTTAACCAGATAAGGGTTTTCTATCATGGTgttatagaaaaaacaaaaacaaaaaaaccccacaaagatGGCCACAAGGTGGCACTAAAATCTAATGAAAATTCAActctcctgtgtgtgtgtgtgtgtgtgtgtgtgtgtgtgtgtgtgagatttaCAGGAGGTACACAGGAGGCAAAAAAAAATGGCCAAATAAATTTAGTAGAGGCTGGAGAGAGAGCGACATCCTTATTTTTTCGGGAAGGATAACTTCCCTCTCTCACTGGAGAGGGTATGCTATCTGTCGTACAATGAATCCATGTGTTAAAAGTTCAAAATGATTTGTTCTCATAGAGGAATCAAATTTTATCCTCGCCTCTCAGGGGAAGTACGTTGGGAAGGTAgcagagggcaggaggagatTGTCCCACACGTTCAGAAATGTTTATCCTGCCAGTGGTACAGACCCTGAGGTAGCCAAGCTCTGCTGGTCCTGCCCAAGTATctctggacaaaaaaaaaaagaaaaaagtatgccATGGAAAGTAGTTCCTGCAGAACACagatttttctgtgtatttactttggcaTATTTACCAAaggaatatttttagaaattattgTAATATTGAGAGTTGTGCTTAGAACAGCTCCCAGAATGGTCTGGAAATTAGGAAATGAGTACATTTAATCCTTCTTCCTGAttctttgaatttgtttttttttaaagtcatggaACAAAGCTtgaattgttttctattttcttaatatttgaaGCTTAAGGACACAGCCAAGGCTCCCAAGCTATATTAAGACCGTGGAAAGCAGTACGAGCCGCACAGCTATAAAAGGTtttgactaaaagaataaaagttgTGTAGACAAGAGTTTTCCAAGAGGCTAactgagaaaaataaagtttCCAGACTGGCATCCTGAACCAATGATCAAACACCTTTCAGGGGAGCGGaaagctcaagcggttgagctcccacctcccacacaggaggtcccgggtttggttcctagtgcctcctgaaaaaaaaaaaacaaatgaccagcaaaacaaacaaaaatccaactgAGGGAAACTGaagtggctcaggggttgagcgccggcttcccatatacgaggtcccaggttcaatctctggcccctcCTACCTCAAAATAGAAACGGAACAAAACTTTTCGGCAGTGTGGAAAAATGATGCAGTAGCCGACAGAAAACGCTGTGCAGGGCTACAGCCCTGCTGGTGATGCCACTGCCGCACTCGGCCTGGGCGCAAGGTCCTCAGGTCTGTCGGGTCCCCATGGAAACCTGGACACATGCATATAGTGGACATTGCATGTGAAGGCGGGGGGCTCGGCCACGGCTGGCTACCTGGGTTTGATGGGATATCATTAAAGCAGAGTCTGGAGTCGAGGTGTGGGACCCCCCCGGAAAGTTCCAGCCGAGCTCCTGGGCATTTTGGTTAATTCCCCGCAGTAGGAAGGGTTCTTGCCAAGCGCGAGGCGTGGTACCAGGTTCTCGAGATGCTGCGATCAGACAAAACCCTGGCTCTCCTCCAGCTCAGTATAGGGAGGGAGTCAAATAGGGGTACCCGTCAGGAATGTGGGGGTCATGGCTGGAAAAGCAGTAGCCACCGCCCTGCCAGGCcggggccgggccagcctgcggGGTTCCAGCCTTCCCTCCCGCTCAGGGCAGCCCTCAGGCTGCTGGAGACGGTTTCTGTCTCCCCCACTTTCCTACCTCTGTTCAAGctgccctcccttcctccttgccACCTCTGCTGTCCACTGAAATCCGTCGACTTAGGCCATCCTTCCAGACCAGGTAGAGGCCATCTCCCGCGGGTCCCAGGGGACAGTGAACCGAGCCCTGGTCACCAGGCACTAGCCTGCCCAAAGTCTCTGCCCCTTCCTGGCCCCCTGCCCCTCTGTGGGCTCCCTGGGGGCTGGACCCTGTAGCACTACTTACCTCCTACGGTTCTCTCCTTTGACCACCAGGATCAGAATTTACCACGCAAAGCAGGGCCCGGGCTGCCTTTCCCTGCCTGGTAATGGCCTGGAAGTGGACAGAAGTCCTGCGTCCAGCCGGGACTTTCCCCTTTCACTGTCCTGAAGCCCCTCAGCCCTCCTTCCTTTAATCTTCATCTGAGGCCCAGGCCGGGGGCAGGATGAGAAGGCGGAAGGCTGGGCCCAGGCCCACTGCTCACAGTCTGCCCCTCGGGGCCTGCCTCGTGGGGCCAAAAGGGCTGCCGGTAGGCCGAGCACCGGCTAGCTAGCTAGAAAGAAAAATACCTTGCTGGAAACAAAAGTgctgtgtgtgtgcgcgcgcgtgtgGCCCTGTGTGACTGTTTACTTAAGAACAAAACCCCTTGGAGGCAGCGTCCCCTCCCCCAGGGTTCCGCCGACCCGCCGGGAGGGGGCAGGCGAGCGGGGCAAtctggagggggagggagacCGCCGCCTCCCTCGGGGGCGCGGGGTCCAGGGCGCGGATTCCAGGgcgcggcggcggcagcggcccGCACCCGGCCCGGGGCCCCGCCACAGCCCCGCagcgcccgccgcggcgcggagGCCCGGGGCGCCGCCTCCCCCAGCACCGCGGCCTGGGCCCGTCAATCAAGCgcgccgggccccgcccccgggcggcCGCGGGCGGCCAATGGGAGGCAAGCTCCGCAGCGATGAGCTCAGCCCGCGCGCTTCCCATTGGGCGGCTATATTAAGAAAGTGGCCGGACGCCTTAAATAGCGGGCGCCGGGGCCGCAGCCCGCATCTGCCGCCGCAGTCCGGCCCGAGCCGCGCGTCCTCCGGTTGTCGCCTGTCCTCGCAGCCGCGGGAGCCCCGAGGCCCGCCAGGCCGAGCCCGCCGCGCGCCCTATGCCCGCGCGCCCCCTCCGCAGCGCGCCGAGCCCGAGCGCCGGGCGGGCCGTGGGTGCAGCCGGCGGCCCCGGGCCCCGGTGAGCGGCGAGCGGCGCGGGTCCCCCGGCGCGCCATGGCGGCCATCCGCAAGAAGCTGGTGGTGGTGGGCGACGGCGCGTGCGGCAAGACGTGCCTGCTGATCGTCTTCAGCAAGGACGAGTTCCCCGAGGTGTACGTGCCCACCGTCTTCGAGAACTACGTGGCCGACATCGAGGTGGACGGCAAGCAGGTGGAGCTGGCGCTCTGGGACACGGCGGGCCAGGAGGACTACGACCGCCTGCGGCCGCTCTCCTACCCCGACACCGACGTGATCCTCATGTGCTTCTCGGTGGACAGCCCGGACTCGCTGGAGAACATCCCCGAGAAGTGGGTGCCCGAGGTCAAGCACTTCTGCCCCAACGTGCCCATCATCCTGGTGGCCAACAAGAAGGACCTGCGCGGCGACGAGCACGTCCGCACGGAGCTGGCGCGCATGAAGCAGGAGCCGGTGCGCACGGACGACGGCCGCGCCATGGCCGTGCGCATCCAGGCCTACGACTACCTCGAGTGCTCGGCCAAGACCAAGGAGGGCGTGCGCGAGGTCTTCGAGACGGCCACGCGCGCCGCGCTGCAGAAGCGCTACGGCTCCCAGGGCGGCTGCATCAACTGCTGCAAGGTGCTATGAGGCCCGCGCCCCCGGGCGCCCCTCGGCGCCGCCCGCCGGGGACCCGCGCGCGGGGAACCCGCCCCGGCGGCCTCACCCGCACCGCTGGGCCCGCGGGTGGGCGGCTGCGCGCGCCCCCGCCGCGTGCTCGTCCCCGTCCCCGCCCGGGTCCCCGGAGCCGCGCCCCTCACCAGCGAGCGCCCGCCACCCCTCGGCTGTCACCTAGACCCCAGGGACGGCGGGCGGGGGAAGGGGCCGTGTACATAGAGAGAAAGGATTTTATTTTCGGGAGGGAGGAGGGTGCCATTTCTTGGGTGGGGTGGCAGGCACCCGATCGGCCCCGGCCCGGGGCGTGAGCTGGACTCGGCCGTCTCGGCCACCCCCCACCCGGGGGAAGACAAGCGGAACCGCTGGGGGCCAAGAGGACACCGCGCCCAGACGCAGCGGCTCCTGCGAGCCATCCCCCTGTGAAGCCCTCACCAGCCCCTGGGGCCGGAGGAGGGAGGGGGTGTTGGGGTGCTGGGGGTGGCTTGTCCCCCAGGCGGGACTCTGTGCCTGTTCTTCCAGTGAGACTTGTTCGGTCCAAGAAACGGatgttatttgatttatttaaagGCTAAaacttgtttgtgtgtgtgtttttttttttttacccaaagACTTGTTTGCACAATTGTTTCATTGTTTGACACTTAATGCCGATTGTCATTTGCAGAAGACAGTAGCATTCTGACCAACTTGTGCGCTGGAACCtcaactcctggtgttttatttaaaatgatgacttacaaggagaggagaaaaaggaaaccactgatttttgttttgttctcttgaAAGAAGTGGCAACACTGTTTGGCGATTTTGTGCCTCCTCATGCACTGTTTGGATAAAGGGCAGTAGCCAGCACTGGggctgagttttttgttttttcacaagGCGGTGGTCTAAAGCGATGTGAAAGTTTCTCTGCATCTCTGTACAGAGAATAAGCCTGCCCCTCTCCTCCttgtcccctcctcccccagtggTACTTCTACTAAattgtcttgttttatttttaaaataaactgacaAATGACAAAGTGGTGAGCTCATGATGTTTACATAAAAGTTCTATAAGCTGTGTATACagtttttttatgtaaaatattaaaagactATGATGATGACGTTTATAAAATGGCTTCTGTGGTTTAAGAGTGTGTAAAAATACCCTTGTGGATTTGGGGCGAGGGAAGAGTTTTGCTAGCGAGgtcccttctttcctccatcaATACATCCCTCATGGTGCAGGGAGGACATGGGGCTGCAGCCCCTGCGGGCGCACGTGTGGGTTGGGTGACAGTGGGAGGCTGGGTTGCTCCTTTGCCGGGCGGGGGGGAGATCAGTGGGTTCCCCAGAGCTCTGGTGCCACCCAGCCCGAAGGGGAGACCAGAGGCCATGGTTTTGCTTTGTTCTGTCTGAATAAAGCACCTGGGTCTAAATCTATTCTGGGGCctttgcttcctctttttttgAAACTTGAAAAGCTGCATTTTAAATTTGGATGACAATTTCTGGTTGTCACTGGTGTGGGGGCTGGGCTCGTAGAGGAGGCTGGTTACTGGGTAACCCTGGAGCAGGAAGGGGTTGGTTCTCCGTGAGATCATAGGGTGTTAGAGGCTGGAACCGTTCAGGGGAGAGGGGGACAGTCCCAATGAGTTGCCTCTTCTAGCACCAAACTTTTCCATGTGCGTTGGTGTTGGTAAGGCACCCAGGGTGCTTGTTCTGGGTAGCTAGGATGGCTGCACTGGGGACAGCATTGGGTTTTTTGTGGTCGTATTTAAACTTGGAGCAGCCACACTTGGAGATTTCATCATGCTGGGTTCTAATTTTAGCCTGCTGCCGTGGACTGCAGAGCTGGATGGGCAGATTGAGGCTTGGAGACCCCGTGGAGCTCCGGCTGCGGGCACCATGGCTCCGAGGCCCTGCTCTCGGGCCTTCTGGGAGGGGGCTGAGAAGCACAGCCTTCCGCTACCGAGCAGTGTGGCTTTGGTTTTCGAATCAGCTCTCCTTGAGTTTCTAGTACTTAACTGGTCCTCCCCTGACAAAGGCAGAGAAAGTCCCTTTTGGAGTTGGTGTCAAATCTAGGTTCCTATTTCACGGGCTTCCCCCAGGCTTCAGAAGAGTGTTGGAACAAGAAAACAAAGCTGCTTAGTGGCGACCCTTCACCTACTTAAAActcggtgggggtgggggttgggggcggcCAGGGGTCCTGCAGGCACACAGCAGGGAGGGGCCTGCCCCACTGCAGGCTTGCTCTTTGAACCACTGCGTCACCACCCCTTTCTCTGCCTCTGGGACCCGCTCCCTCCATCCCCACAGCCCACTTTTCCTCCTTCATGTTAAAGACAAAACTTGCCATTGAAAAACAAGATGTTTATGTGCAGGTTTTCAGCTAGCAAATCCTCCGGTGCCAGGGAGTGCCGGGCTCTGGGGGAGTGTAGGCTTGGGCTGTGTGCCCAGGACTCAGCTTTACAACCAGCCCAGAGCCCTGAGCCCCCTGAAAGGGCCTTTTCTGAGATCGCCTGCTCGAATCTGCCTGGTACCTCGAGCTGccaggtttttcttttctttttttatttttgggagACAACCACCCAGATGACGCATGGCAGCCTGAGCTACGCTTGTTTTAAGATGCATGGCATTTAATAATCCTGCCGGAACCCACTCTGCTTGCTGCCGTAAGAGCCAACTggaaaaatataaagatgaattGCTGTAGGCTGGAAAATCAATTAGGAAAAAGAGGTAAAACATCTGGTGTTCCTCTTAAGATGTGAACGTTCATTTTGcacctttaaaataaatgtgcTGAGTTCATTTAATTGCCTGTTGAACCCTTTCGTGGAAAAATGGGGGGACTTTTCATGGATCCTGGGCATTTTATAGCAAGGGGCGTTGGCCTGGGTTCTTTAATCTCCAGCCCATCTGGATGGCATTTCTAAGGTcttgtcctcttctttttcagtgGGCTTAGTAGGGTGGCTTCAGCCTTGAGCCTGTATCAGACTCGCCTGGAAGGCTGGTTaaaacagattgctgggcccaCCTGCCTGATGTGCTCCAGTAGGTCTGGGCTGGGgcccaggaatttgtgtttctagCAAGTTCCcaagtgctgctgctgctggcccaGGGACCCCACGTTGAGAGCCACTGCCTTAGACGGAGAGAGAGCCCTCGTCCATGCATGGGGAGAGGGGTAACTTCCTTATGAAAGGAGGTCAGACTTGCCCAGGGAGCGCAGACTCTGAGAAGCTTTCCTTATAGAAGGAGCCGCACATGACCCCGTCTTCTCTTGCCCACATTCTCATGCTAAATGGAGTTTCATGCCCTTCTAGAAATTCATGTCTGCCATTCCTGAATGCAGAATGCAAGTGCGCTCTGTCATTCGTTCAGCGTGGCCGCCTACTTTGTCGGCTCTGCGGCCTTGGGGGGTACACCTGCAAATAAGACCCCTGTCTGCCCTCGAGGAGCAGGTCAGCCCGGTGGGCCGTGCAGGTGGGAGACGGGGGCGCCTCCTTGAGGACGCGGGCGCTGGCCCAGGAGGAGACACGGAGCAGGGCCTTCGGGCAGGTGTGCCGTGGGTGGACAGCAAAAGCCTCGGGCGGGTGGGCTCGGTGGGCGCATGTGTGCCCTACAGACAGCTTAGGTGACCGTGGACCTGGCCTCTGGAATAAAGCTCTCTTGGGTGGGAACCACCTGCACATGCGGCCCCCCTGGCATGTACGACACAGCCTCCCGCGTCCCCCGTCCTGGCACCGGGCTCCGTCCCGCTGGCCGAGGGCAGGCTGGGAGGACTGACGGCCTCACTGTTTTCTCTCAGCCTTCCACTGGTGTGACCATGATGCTCCTGGGAAGCACGGCTTGGGCTCCAGGAGGCAGCGTGTCTGCGCAGAGGCACCCCAGCCTGGGGGCATGGACCCCTCCCACTTTACTCAGCTTCCGGTTGGAGGGAGAAGGTGGGCTCTGGTCCATGGGAGGTGCGGTGAGAGGGCCCCAGGGCAGGCCCAGACCTTCCTGCTTATTCTTTTGGTCAACAAAAGAGTTAAGCAGCTGCGTACAAGGCtttgtggttgagcaccagcttcccacatacaaggtctcgggctcaatccccagcccctggtacctcaaaaataattaataataataggggaatatgggaaaatataccaaatgtatgccaGAGACCAGAGTTAGTAGTTAGAGGTAATAGTCTGCTGATGTTCTCTCTCAATCTGTAACTAAAGTTCCACAACAAGGGGTGTTGTATGCGGATTCTACACATTGTGCATgatagttttgtaagttcacaacttctctgataaatacatatatatttttaaataaacaaagcaAGATCAAGGCATCCTGTATCATTCGCATGCACACAAAAGAGGGATGGCTGAGCATCACAGCCCCCGGCTTACCAGGACACCTTTATCCGGGGGCCTTGCTCCACCCCAGCTGAGACCGCCAGGCCAGAAGCTGTAGAGTACAGGCTCTGTGCCTTGCCCCTTGCCAGGAGCTGGGGGCACGTGGACGGGTCGGCACGGCGCCTGCCCTCGTCGAGCATAGTGACCTTGCTGATGGGGTGGCTTGGAGCTCCGTACCCCAGAAACATCCACTCTTAACTTTGGTGCACTCCTGTGGCTGTGACCCCTGGTAAGTGGGGGCTCCCAAGGGGGGAACTTCAGCCAAGGTGCCCCTGCACAGGGACGGGCCTTCGTCCTACTGCTGGGTCCTTCTAAACAGACTGGACTCCAGACGCAGCGAGAGAGCCCCGGGCAGGAGCCGGACGCCGGCGGGACCTGAGGGCCATCGTGGTGGTCTCCTCTGTGCCTCGGAGACCAGCGATGGGGCCCAG
The sequence above is drawn from the Dasypus novemcinctus isolate mDasNov1 chromosome 25, mDasNov1.1.hap2, whole genome shotgun sequence genome and encodes:
- the RHOB gene encoding rho-related GTP-binding protein RhoB gives rise to the protein MAAIRKKLVVVGDGACGKTCLLIVFSKDEFPEVYVPTVFENYVADIEVDGKQVELALWDTAGQEDYDRLRPLSYPDTDVILMCFSVDSPDSLENIPEKWVPEVKHFCPNVPIILVANKKDLRGDEHVRTELARMKQEPVRTDDGRAMAVRIQAYDYLECSAKTKEGVREVFETATRAALQKRYGSQGGCINCCKVL